From a single Raphanus sativus cultivar WK10039 chromosome 3, ASM80110v3, whole genome shotgun sequence genomic region:
- the LOC130509102 gene encoding DAR GTPase 3, chloroplastic-like isoform X1, giving the protein MYFQSLMFAQLAPSPSPSPANLSHFVHRRTFRHTTLAVSASPPTANSSRPPIQIIGGKDSTLDATRKNDSTGFTLEPNEEEIDWMNLESDIRLWTRALRPVQWYPGHIMKTEKELREQLKLMDVVIEVRDARIPLSTTHPKMDAWLGNRKRILVLNREDMISNDDRNDWARYFAKQGIKVIFTNGKLGTGAMKLGRLAKSLAGDVNGKRREKGLLPRSVRAGIIGYPNVGKSSLINRLLKRKICAAAPRPGVTREMKWVKLGDGLDLLDSPGMLPMRIDDQAAAIKLAICDDIGEKAYDFTDVAGILVQMLARIPEVGSRALYNRYKIQLDGGCGKKFVKTLGLDLFGGDSHQAAFRILSDFRKGKFGYISLERPPL; this is encoded by the exons ATGTATTTTCAGTCACTCATGTTTGCCCAGTTAGCTCCTTCGCCGTCTCCTTCTCCGGCGAACCTAAGCCACTTCGTTCACCGTCGTACCTTCCGACACACCACACTCGCAGTCTCCGCTTCTCCTCCCACTGCAAACTCCTCTCGTCCACCAATTCAG ATTATTGGAGGAAAGGATTCAACTTTAGATGCTACAAGGAAGAATGATTCAACGGGTTTCACGTTAGAGCCAAACGAAGAGGAAATTGATTGGATGAATCTTGAATCTGATATTCGTCTATGGACTAGAGCGTTACGTCCTGTTCAG TGGTATCCAGGACACATAATGAAAACTGAAAAGGAACTTAGGGAACAGCTTAAGCTGATGGATGTTGTGATTGAAGTCAGAGATGCTAGGATTCCCTTATCCACAACTCATCCAAAG ATGGATGCGTGGCTTGGGAATAGGAAAAGAATATTGGTGTTGAACAGAGAAGATATGATCTCTAATGATGATCGAAATGATTGGGCTAGATACTTTGCAAAGCAAGGAATAAAAGTCATTTTCACTAATGGCAAACTTGGGACG GGAGCTATGAAGCTAGGTAGGTTAGCAAAAAGTTTAGCTGGTGATGTAAATGGAAAGCGGCGAGAGAAGGGTCTTCTCCCTAGATCA GTTAGAGCTGGGATCATTGGGTACCCAAATGTTGGAAAGTCATCTTTGATCAATCGTCTATTGAAGCGCAAAATCTGCGCAGCAGCACCAAGACCAGGTGTAACTAGAGAAATGAA ATGGGTGAAGCTCGGGGATGGTCTTGATCTGTTAGATTCACCAGGAATGCTTCCTATGCGTATTGATGATCAAGCAGCTGCTATAAAGCTTGCGATTTGCGATGACATTGGAGAGAAAGCTTATGACTTCACAGATGTTGCTGGAATCCTTGTGCAGATGCTAGCACGGATTCCAGAAGTAGGCTCGAGGGCGCTTTACAACCGGTACAAGATTCAGCTTGACGGAGGCTGCGGTAAAAA ATTTGTGAAGACGCTTGGTCTAGACTTGTTTGGTGGAGATAGTCATCAAGCTGCATTTAGAATACTTTCGGATTTTCGCAAAGGCAAATTTGGTTATATCTCGTTGGAGAGACCTCCACTGTGA
- the LOC130509102 gene encoding DAR GTPase 3, chloroplastic-like isoform X2 translates to MYFQSLMFAQLAPSPSPSPANLSHFVHRRTFRHTTLAVSASPPTANSSRPPIQIIGGKDSTLDATRKNDSTGFTLEPNEEEIDWMNLESDIRLWTRALRPVQWYPGHIMKTEKELREQLKLMDVVIEVRDARIPLSTTHPKMDAWLGNRKRILVLNREDMISNDDRNDWARYFAKQGIKVIFTNGKLGTGAMKLGRLAKSLAGDVNGKRREKGLLPRSVRAGIIGYPNVGKSSLINRLLKRKICAAAPRPGVTREMKWVKLGDGLDLLDSPGMLPMRIDDQAAAIKLAICDDIGEKAYDFTDVAGILVQMLARIPEVGSRALYNRYKIQLDGGCDL, encoded by the exons ATGTATTTTCAGTCACTCATGTTTGCCCAGTTAGCTCCTTCGCCGTCTCCTTCTCCGGCGAACCTAAGCCACTTCGTTCACCGTCGTACCTTCCGACACACCACACTCGCAGTCTCCGCTTCTCCTCCCACTGCAAACTCCTCTCGTCCACCAATTCAG ATTATTGGAGGAAAGGATTCAACTTTAGATGCTACAAGGAAGAATGATTCAACGGGTTTCACGTTAGAGCCAAACGAAGAGGAAATTGATTGGATGAATCTTGAATCTGATATTCGTCTATGGACTAGAGCGTTACGTCCTGTTCAG TGGTATCCAGGACACATAATGAAAACTGAAAAGGAACTTAGGGAACAGCTTAAGCTGATGGATGTTGTGATTGAAGTCAGAGATGCTAGGATTCCCTTATCCACAACTCATCCAAAG ATGGATGCGTGGCTTGGGAATAGGAAAAGAATATTGGTGTTGAACAGAGAAGATATGATCTCTAATGATGATCGAAATGATTGGGCTAGATACTTTGCAAAGCAAGGAATAAAAGTCATTTTCACTAATGGCAAACTTGGGACG GGAGCTATGAAGCTAGGTAGGTTAGCAAAAAGTTTAGCTGGTGATGTAAATGGAAAGCGGCGAGAGAAGGGTCTTCTCCCTAGATCA GTTAGAGCTGGGATCATTGGGTACCCAAATGTTGGAAAGTCATCTTTGATCAATCGTCTATTGAAGCGCAAAATCTGCGCAGCAGCACCAAGACCAGGTGTAACTAGAGAAATGAA ATGGGTGAAGCTCGGGGATGGTCTTGATCTGTTAGATTCACCAGGAATGCTTCCTATGCGTATTGATGATCAAGCAGCTGCTATAAAGCTTGCGATTTGCGATGACATTGGAGAGAAAGCTTATGACTTCACAGATGTTGCTGGAATCCTTGTGCAGATGCTAGCACGGATTCCAGAAGTAGGCTCGAGGGCGCTTTACAACCGGTACAAGATTCAGCTTGACGGAGGCTGCG ATTTGTGA